A genomic stretch from Telopea speciosissima isolate NSW1024214 ecotype Mountain lineage chromosome 7, Tspe_v1, whole genome shotgun sequence includes:
- the LOC122669566 gene encoding pentatricopeptide repeat-containing protein At1g62930, chloroplastic-like, with protein sequence MWRTVDALITSQNRIQMGRWSSLSPSLPLRLLLSSLSSSFSSKASKTHLRASRIELFKNSAEDDGCKSSTGTSISVEEAFRRYHRMVHSQPFPKIIAFNQLFATVARCKHYLTVISMYKNMFSLQIQPDIFTLNILLNCFCGSNRTDLGFSVFGIIMKHGFEPDIVTLTTLLKGLCTVDKIVEAKELFHKILKEGYPCNAITYGTIINGLCKTRNTCEALEIFRTMELKGKCKPDATTYNAIIDGLCKEGMVNEALNLFFDMVGKHISPDVVTYSSLIHAFCNLGMWKEAGNLIHEMLNDGVSPNVITFSIMIDGLCKEGRTVEANKLFELMLLRGLKPNVVTLSSLIHGLCISGQLKEVTRLLNKMLELGVSPNVVTFNILIDVLCKAKRTVEAHKLFELMLQRGQKPNIVTFNSLIYGLCNSGQWEEATGQLNKMLGLGVFPNVVTLSILIDGLCKDGRIDEAHKLFELMLQGGQKPDSVTSSSLIHGLCSSGWLNKMFGLGVSPDVVTFNILIIGLCKKGRIAEAHKLFDLMLQRGQKPDVVTFNSMIHGLCNYGQSGEAIGLLNKMLGLGISPNIVTLSVLVFGVGNSGQWKEITKLLNELLD encoded by the coding sequence ATGTGGAGAACTGTGGATGCTCTCATTACATCACAAAATCGAATTCAAATGGGTAGGTGGTCTTCTCTTAGCCCTTCTCTTCCGCTGCGTCTGcttctttcatctctttcttcttccttttcttctaaagCTTCAAAAACACATCTGCGAGCGAGTCGTATCGAATTGTTCAAGAATTCTGCAGAAGATgatggatgcaaatcaagtacAGGTACCTCCATTAGTGTTGAGGAAGCATTCCGCCGATACCACCGAATGGTTCACTCACAACCCTTTCCAAAAATTATCGCTTTCAATCAATTATTTGCTACAGTTGCCAGATGCAAACATTATTTGACTGTGATTTCTATGTACAAAAATATGTTTTCCTTGCAAATACAGCCCGATATCTTTACTCTGAACATCTTACTCAACTGTTTCTGTGGGTCGAATCGGAcagatttgggtttctctgtCTTTGGGATCATCATGAAACATGGTTTTGAGCCAGATATTGTCACATTGACTACCCTACTTAAGGGGCTCTGCACGGTGGATAAAATTGTAGAGGCTAAAGAGTTGTTCCACAAGATACTTAAAGAAGGGTATCCTTGTAATGCAATCACGTATGGAACCATAATCAATGGGCTCTGCAAGACTCGAAACACTTGTGAGGCTCTTGAAATATTTAGGACAATGGAACTCAAGGGTAAATGTAAGCCTGATGCTACCACGTATAATGCAATCATCGATGGCCTTTGCAAAGAAGGAATGGTAAATGAGGCTCTGAACCTATTCTTTGATATGGTTGGGAAACACATCTCCCCTGATGTTGTTACCTACAGTAGTTTGATTCATGCGTTTTGCAATTTAGGTATGTGGAAAGAAGCTGGAAATTTGATCCATGAAATGTTGAACGATGGAGTATCACCAAATGTCATTACCTTCAGCATTATGATAGATGGCCTTTGCAAAGAAGGAAGGACTGTTGAAGCCAATAAGTTGTTTGAATTGATGCTTCTAAGAGGACTAAAGCCTAATGTTGTCACTTTAAGCTCTTTGATTCATGGCCTATGCATTTCTGGCCAATTAAAAGAAGTGACTAGGTTGCTAAATAAAATGTTGGAACTAGGAGTATCTCCTAATGTCGTGACTTTCAACATTCTGATAGATGTTCTTTGCAAAGCCAAAAGGACTGTTGAAGCACATAAGTTGTTTGAATTGATGCTTCAAAGAGGACAGAAACCTAATATTGTCACTTTCAACTCTTTGATTTATGGTCTATGCAATTCTGGCCAATGGGAAGAAGCCACTGGACAGCTAAATAAAATGTTGGGACTAGGAGTCTTTCCTAATGTCGTGACTCTCAGCATTCTGATAGATGGTCTTTGCAAAGATGGAAGGATTGATGAAGCACATAAGTTGTTTGAATTGATGCTTCAGGGAGGACAGAAGCCTGATAGTGTCACTTCCAGCTCTTTGATTCATGGCCTATGTTCCAGTGGATGGCTAAATAAAATGTTTGGACTAGGAGTCTCTCCTGATGTCGTGACTTTCAACATTCTGATCATTGGTCTTTGCAAAAAGGGAAGGATTGCTGAAGCACATAAGTTGTTTGATTTGATGCTTCAAAGAGGACAAAAGCCTGATGTTGTCACTTTCAACTCTATGATTCATGGCCTATGCAATTATGGCCAATCGGGAGAAGCCATTGGATTGCTAAACAAAATGTTAGGATTAGGAATCTCTCCTAATATTGTGACCTTAAGTGTTTTGGTTTTTGGCGTAGGCAATTCTGGCCAGTGGAAAGAAATCACTAAATTGTTGAATGAATTGTTGGATTAA